The Metabacillus litoralis genome contains a region encoding:
- the dapG gene encoding aspartate kinase has product MKIIVQKFGGTSVKDDRGRQMALGHIKDALNDGYKVVAVVSAMGRSGDPYATDTLLDLVYGNIGNISKREQDMLLSCGEVISSIVFSSLLNQNKIKATSLTGAQAGFITNDDHTNAKILEMNCERLLDILTNQDVVVVAGFQGASIKSGDTTTIGRGGSDTSAAALGAALGAEYVDIFTDVEGVMTADPRIVENAKPLTKVTYTEIVNLAYQGAKVVHPRAVEIAMQAEVPIRVRSTYSKSTGTLVTTNHSAKKGSDVHESLITGIAHVSNVTQIKVAAKEGHYDVQTEVFKAMAKEGISVDFFNITPKSVIYTVTDEVTNQAIDILEGLGYEPIVNRHCAKVSAVGAGIMGVPGVTSKIVTALSEQGIQILQSADSHTTIWVLVKEHDMIKAVNALHEAFDLSE; this is encoded by the coding sequence TTGAAAATTATCGTTCAAAAATTTGGAGGAACATCCGTCAAAGATGATCGTGGTCGTCAAATGGCTCTTGGGCATATTAAAGACGCATTAAATGATGGCTATAAAGTTGTGGCAGTAGTATCTGCCATGGGAAGAAGTGGCGATCCTTATGCTACTGACACACTTTTAGACTTGGTGTATGGAAATATTGGTAACATTTCCAAAAGAGAACAAGATATGTTACTTTCATGTGGTGAAGTTATTTCATCAATTGTCTTTTCGAGCCTCCTAAATCAAAATAAGATTAAAGCTACTTCCCTAACTGGAGCACAGGCTGGATTTATTACAAATGACGATCATACAAATGCGAAAATACTGGAAATGAATTGTGAGCGTTTGTTAGATATCCTAACTAATCAAGATGTAGTCGTTGTGGCAGGATTCCAAGGAGCTTCCATAAAAAGTGGAGATACCACGACTATTGGAAGAGGAGGCAGTGACACTTCGGCAGCAGCTCTTGGTGCAGCATTAGGAGCAGAATATGTGGATATTTTTACAGATGTCGAAGGGGTAATGACAGCAGATCCACGTATTGTCGAGAACGCAAAGCCTTTGACAAAAGTCACGTATACTGAAATTGTAAACCTTGCTTACCAAGGAGCAAAAGTAGTCCATCCTCGTGCAGTGGAAATTGCTATGCAAGCAGAGGTGCCGATTCGAGTTAGATCCACTTATTCAAAATCAACAGGAACATTAGTTACGACAAATCATTCCGCTAAAAAAGGCAGTGATGTTCATGAAAGCCTTATTACCGGAATTGCTCATGTTTCTAATGTAACTCAGATAAAAGTAGCAGCAAAAGAAGGACATTATGATGTGCAGACAGAAGTATTTAAGGCAATGGCAAAAGAAGGAATCAGTGTTGACTTCTTCAACATCACACCTAAATCAGTGATCTATACTGTTACAGATGAAGTAACGAATCAGGCCATTGATATTCTTGAGGGGTTAGGTTATGAACCTATCGTTAACCGCCATTGTGCAAAAGTATCTGCAGTTGGAGCTGGTATAATGGGGGTTCCAGGTGTAACTTCAAAAATCGTAACAGCTTTATCAGAACAAGGGATACAAATACTACAATCTGCAGATAGCCATACAACAATATGGGTTCTTGTAAAAGAACATGATATGATAAAAGCGGTCAATGCTTTACATGAAGCTTTTGATCTATCAGAATAA
- the dapA gene encoding 4-hydroxy-tetrahydrodipicolinate synthase translates to MGLFGKVSTAMVTPFDKNGNIDFQKTSTLIDYLINHGSDSLVIAGTTGESPTLSTEEKVALIKHSVKEVNGRVPVIAGTGSNNTAASIKLTKQAEEAGVDAIMLVVPYYNKPSQEGLYQHFKTIAESTKLPVMLYNIPGRSVISMTVDTIVRLSEIPNIVAIKEASGNLDAMADIISKTDADFALYTGDDGLTLPALSIGGNGVVSVASHIIGNEMQAMISSFENGDHAAAAEQHRTLLPIMKQLFAAPNPSPVKTALQVKGLDVGSVRLPLLPLTSSERNELMDVIDKNLR, encoded by the coding sequence ATGGGTCTTTTTGGTAAAGTATCAACAGCAATGGTAACACCATTTGATAAAAATGGAAATATTGATTTTCAAAAAACATCAACATTGATTGATTACCTTATAAATCATGGTTCTGATTCATTAGTTATTGCGGGTACAACAGGGGAATCTCCAACTTTAAGTACTGAGGAAAAAGTTGCATTAATTAAACACTCTGTTAAAGAAGTTAATGGCAGAGTTCCTGTTATCGCTGGAACAGGCAGCAATAATACAGCAGCCTCCATTAAATTAACTAAGCAAGCTGAAGAAGCTGGTGTAGATGCTATAATGCTTGTTGTTCCTTATTATAACAAGCCAAGTCAGGAAGGTTTATATCAGCACTTTAAAACCATAGCAGAATCTACAAAGCTGCCAGTAATGTTATATAATATTCCTGGTAGAAGTGTGATCAGCATGACTGTAGATACAATTGTAAGGTTATCGGAAATTCCAAACATTGTAGCTATAAAAGAAGCAAGCGGTAATTTAGATGCTATGGCCGATATCATTTCAAAAACCGACGCTGATTTCGCACTATATACTGGTGATGACGGTTTAACTCTACCAGCTCTTTCAATAGGTGGGAATGGTGTAGTATCTGTTGCCTCACATATTATTGGTAACGAAATGCAGGCAATGATCTCATCTTTTGAAAATGGTGATCATGCTGCAGCAGCAGAGCAGCATCGTACTTTACTACCAATTATGAAACAACTTTTTGCTGCTCCAAATCCTAGTCCTGTAAAAACAGCACTACAAGTTAAAGGCTTGGATGTTGGATCAGTGCGCTTACCTTTATTACCGTTAACAAGTTCAGAACGAAACGAATTAATGGATGTTATTGATAAAAACCTAAGATAA